One genomic window of Thermococcus sp. includes the following:
- a CDS encoding aspartate/glutamate racemase family protein, with protein sequence MYGWRERIGLIIPSSNTTIEMELHAFLPEGVSLHTTRIPLKSITEEELLKMSSLAVDGARLLKDADVDVILYGCTSGSFIGGRDFEKELEARIEDEVHVPVVSTSTAVVEALRVLDAQRVLVVTPYTEDINEREREFLEANEFEVLDIRGLGIEENTDIGKVEPYGAYRLAKAAFMEEADAVFISCTNLRTFEIIAPLEEDLGVPVVTSNQASLWLALREMDVMEKIPELGMLFTEF encoded by the coding sequence ATGTACGGATGGAGGGAGAGGATCGGACTCATCATCCCGTCGTCAAACACCACCATAGAGATGGAGCTTCACGCGTTTCTCCCGGAGGGTGTTTCGCTTCACACAACGAGGATACCATTGAAGTCCATTACGGAGGAAGAGCTCCTAAAGATGAGTTCGCTTGCCGTGGACGGTGCGAGACTTCTTAAGGACGCCGACGTTGACGTGATCCTCTACGGCTGTACGAGCGGCTCCTTCATCGGGGGCAGAGACTTTGAGAAGGAGCTTGAGGCGAGGATAGAGGACGAGGTTCATGTCCCCGTGGTGAGCACGAGCACCGCCGTTGTCGAGGCCCTGAGGGTTCTGGACGCCCAGCGGGTTCTGGTGGTGACCCCCTACACGGAGGATATAAACGAGCGTGAGAGGGAGTTTCTTGAGGCGAACGAGTTTGAGGTGCTTGATATACGGGGACTGGGCATAGAGGAGAACACTGACATAGGAAAGGTGGAGCCTTATGGGGCTTATCGCCTAGCCAAGGCGGCTTTCATGGAGGAGGCCGACGCGGTGTTCATAAGCTGCACCAACCTGCGGACGTTTGAGATAATCGCTCCCCTAGAGGAAGACCTCGGTGTCCCGGTTGTCACGAGCAATCAGGCCTCCCTCTGGCTTGCCCTTAGGGAGATGGATGTCATGGAGAAGATCCCTGAACTTGGGATGCTTTTCACGGAGTTCTGA